In Silene latifolia isolate original U9 population chromosome X, ASM4854445v1, whole genome shotgun sequence, the following proteins share a genomic window:
- the LOC141618710 gene encoding uncharacterized protein LOC141618710, with amino-acid sequence MVKFGMWNVRGLNSDAKQRDVKWYLHHSEVVLFGLLETRVKPRYLNKVANNICTRWSNTTNTNCHAGGRIWVLWKKQYLKVDIIEVDAQYIHLKVKDTIDDCVFYATFVYGYNKVEKRIPLWTALQSWTISEPWVVLGDFYNVMYSNERIGNLVKDVEMILFQNTVAVCDLQDMKTTGAFFTWTNEQPSDTVVFSRIDRVLVNTEWINVWPDFYAHFAPEGEFDHCPCIITCGGETLTRRKPFQFFNMWCKVPDFKEIVKKGWSCYITGSQMFRVVQKLKLLKPELKTLNSNLFSDIERNADIAYETLLECQRNLQADPMNTLLMDIEYQSRESYLMLAKARDDYLRQKAKCNWAKDGDTNSAMFHRIIKHR; translated from the coding sequence ATGGTTAAATTTGGAATGTGGAATGTTAGGGGTTTGAACAGCGACGCCAAGCAAAGGGATGTGAAATGGTATCTTCATCATTCTGAGGTGGTTCTGTTTGGACTCCTAGAGACTAGGGTGAAACCTAGATATCTGAATAAAGTAGCTAATAATATTTGTACTCGTTGGTCCAATACTACTAATACTAATTGCCATGCTGGTGGGAGAATATGGGTTTTATGGAAAAAACAATATCTTAAAGTGGATATTATTGAAGTGGATGCTCAATATATACACTTAAAAGTGAAGGATACCATTGATGATTGTGTTTTTTATGCTACCTTTGTGTATGGGTATAATAAAGTGGAGAAGAGAATACCTTTATGGACTGCTTTACAAAGTTGGACTATCAGTGAACCTTGGGTGGTCCTTGGAGATTTCTACAATGTGATGTACTCAAATGAGAGAATTGGAAATTTAGTTAAGGATGTTGAAATGATTCTCTTCCAGAACACTGTAGCTGTTTGTGATTTACAGGATATGAAGACCACTGGGGCCTTCTttacatggacaaatgaacaaccTAGTGACACTGTGGTATTTAGTAGAATTGATAGAGTATTAGTCAATACTGAGTGGATTAATGTGTGGCCTGACTTTTATGCTCACTTTGCCCCTGAAGGAGAATTTGATCATTGTCCTTGTATCATAACCTGTGGGGGTGAAACTTTGACTAGGAGAAAACCATTTCAATTTTTCAATATGTGGTGCAAGGTGCCTGACTTTAAGGAAATTGTTAAGAAAGGATGGAGTTGTTATATTACTGGGTCACAAATGTTTAGAGTGGTGCAGAAGCTTAAGCTTCTTAAACCTGAATTGAAAACTTTGAATAGTAATTTGTTCTCTGATATAGAGAGGAATGCTGATATTGCCTATGAAACTTTGTTAGAGTGTCAACGTAATTTGCAAGCTGACCCTATGAACACTCTCTTAATGGACATTGAATATCAGTCTAGAGAAAGCTATCTCATGCTTGCAAAAGCTAGAGATGATTATCTCAGACAAAAAGCTAAGTGTAATTGGGCAAAAGATGGGGACACTAATTCTGCTATGTTTCACAGAATCATTAAGCATAGGTAG
- the LOC141618709 gene encoding uncharacterized protein LOC141618709: MLTGLNFPPRFADWVMKCVTTTSFSIVINGQSHGFFPAKRGLRQGDPLSPLLFTIFMEYLSRLLSEACEYTGFTYHPLCKSLKLSHLMFADELLLFFRGDIRSVLTLMTVFQCFSAASGLSISNEKSNIILNGIAREYEIEILAHTGFKKDKLPFKYLGVQISHKRLTKLNCNILVDKMVARIRGWNKRKISYSGRLVNFLWEWDDSYSKAPLVAWNTLCKGKLFGGLGIVDTKQWNIDAVGKLVWWIARKKDHLWIQWVDKVYIKQTDWMDYKPTSASSWAWRKVCEIKEIFKTAYVQGKWSSDDENYKISDGYNWLTQHDMDRVPWFKSVWNKFIIPKHSFILWLLNQERLLTLDRLVKMGITQQTSCFLCGIHAENHRQLFQECVYARQCYTQLFAWLQMQVPVHLSAASLLKIRKHTGFIRFLLSSLVAAMQYHIWLCRNTCRVDGYVIHPVAILKRIMSDCRMRLMSVSVGSLKRAEIDWCT; encoded by the exons ATGCTCACTGGTTTAAATTTCCCTCCAAGATTTGCTGATTGGGTTATGAAATGTGTCACTACTACCTCTTTCTCTATTGTGATTAATGGGCAGTCTCATGGATTTTTCCCTGCCAAACGAGGTCTTCGTCAAGGAGATCCCCTTTCTCCTCTGCTCTTCACTATTTTCATGGAGTACTTAAGCAGATTGCTGAGTGAAGCTTGTGAGTATACTGGGTTCACATATCATCCTCTCTGTAAAAGCCTTAAACTGAGTCATCTGATGTTCGCTGATGAACTTCTCCTATTCTTTAGGGGGGACATCAGGTCTGTGCTTACTCTCATGACTGTTTTTCAATGTTTCTCTGCAGCATCTGGTTTATCCATTAGTAATGAAAAATCTAATATCATACTCAATGGCATTGCTCGTGAATATGAAATTGAAATCCTGGCTCATACTGGTTTTAAGAAGGACAAATTACCTTTTAAGTACTTGGGTGTTCAGATTTCACATAAAAGATTAACCAAACTGAACTGCAATATTCTAGTGGATAAAATGGTGGCAAGGATAAGGGGTTGGAATAAGAGAAAAATATCCTACTCTGGTAGACTGGT AAACTTCCTTTGGGAGTGGGATGATTCCTACTCTAAAGCTCCTCTAGTAGCTTGGAATACTCTCTGTAAAGGGAAATTGTTTGGAGGGCTTGGAATTGTTGATACAAAACAGTGGAACATTGATGCTGTGGGCAAATTGGTTTGGTGGATAGCAAGAAAGAAGGACCATTTGTGGATTCAGTGGGTGGACAAAGTTTATATAAAACAGACTGATTGGATGGACTATAAACCTACTAGTGCTAGTTCCTGGGCATGGAGGAAAGTGTGTGAGATCAAGGAGATATTTAAAACTGCATATGTTCAAGGGAAATGGTCGTCTGATGATGAGAATTACAAGATTAGTGATGGGTATAATTGGCTCACTCAACATGATATGGACAGGGTTCCTTGGTTCAAGAGTGTGTGGAATAAATTTATCATTccaaaacactcttttattctatGGCTCCTTAATCAGGAAAGACTTTTGACTCTTGATAGACTTGTTAAGATGGGTATCACTCAACAAACTAGCTGTTTTTTGTGTGGTATTCATGCTGAGAATCATAGACAGTTATTCCAGGAGTGTGTGTATGCCAGACAATGTTATACTCAATTATTTGCCTGGTTGCAGATGCAGGTACCTGTTCATCTCAGTGCTGCTAGTCTGTTGAAAATAAGGAAACACACTGGGTTTATTCGCTTTCTCCTTAGTTCACTGGTTGCTGCTATGCAATACCACATTTGGCTTTGCAGGAATACTTGTCGTGTGGATGGATATGTGATTCACCCTGTTGCTATCCTTAAGCGTATAATGTCTGATTGTAGAATGCGGCTTATGAGTGTCTCTGTAGGAAGTCTGAAAAGAGCGGAGATTGACTGGTGTACTTAG